The DNA region ATGATACTTCTGTATTATCTTTGCTTCATTTGCCATGGCTCAAGACATAGTCTCCAATCTCAGTGGGGCATTATTATAAATTACTCCTTAGATACAAATGTGAGAATAAATTTTGGGTTGTAAATAAGGGTTTTATTCCTAGGCCATAAAATGTGCAAAGGTGTGACTGTTACAAGATAAGGCCAAACTTTCTTCCAAAAATGATTATACTAGAATCCACGTCCAAAGGTAATATATAAGACATCTTCTTGATTCACACACTGTTAATACAGAAAAAGTAatgctttgtctttttcttcagaTGCTTTTAGAACGGAACTAAATGGAAGAAGCAAATCAGTCTGTGGTGTCTGAATTCATTATTCTTGGGCTTTGTGATTCATGGGAACTCCAGGCCTTCTTCCTGGTGACATTTTCATCCCTTTATTTGATCACTGTTTTAGGCAACCTCTTCATTGTGGTCATAATCATTACTGATCTCCACCTTCACTCCCCTATGTACTTCTTGCTAGCCAATCTCTCCTTCATTGATTTCTGCCTTTCTTCAGTCACAACCCCTAAAATGATCACAGACTTTCTAAAGGAAAACAAGACCATCTCTTTTGGAGGGTGTATGTGCCAGATTTTCTTTGGACACTTCTTTGGTGGGGGTGAGATGGTACTGCTTGTGTCAATGGCCTATGATCGTTacgtggccatctgcaagcccctCCATTACTCCAGCATCATGGACCGGCATATGTGCATTGTGTTAGTGATGACTTCATGGATCATAGGCTTTTTACATTCAGTGAGCCAGCTAGCTCTGATTGTAAAGCTGCCCTTCTGTGGACCCAGAGAACTGGATAGTTTTTTCTGTGATATTCCATTGGTGATCAAGCTAGCCTGCATGGACACCTCTATTCTAGAAATGTTGATAAATGCTGACAGTGGGGTGCTGGCAACCATCTGCTTCACTCTGTTGCTGATCTCTTACTCGCATATTCTGTTTACTGTCTGCCTTCACTCTACAGACGGGGCATCCAAGGCTCTATCCACTTGCACTGCCCATGTCACCGTGGTGGTGCTCTTCTTTGGGCCCTGCATCTTCATCTATCTGTGGCCAGTCAGCATCACCTGGGTGGACAAGTTTCTTGCTGTGTTTTATGCAGTCATCACACCTCTGCTGAATCCGGCCATTTACACCTTAAGAAACAAAGAGATTAAAAATGCCATGAAGAGACTGCGATGTTAGCATACGCATTTCAGCATATATTTCAGGGTTTTACATTATGAATGTTCACTGTAAGGTTCCTAAATTAGCCACTTCTGTCCTTTTACTCTGGACTGGGAAACATTTCCCAATTCATGTAGCATGGTGTGATTACCAAAGGTAACACATTAATGACTGGGTTAAAGAAGTTAATTTTCTATACCAGATAAAAGCAGAGGAACATCTTATGAAAGTAAAGTCTAATTTCAGGCGAAATTGCTCAATTTACTGCAGTGTTCAGATGGTCAGCAAGCAATTAAATTATGTACAAAGTTTGTAAATTGTTCATTACTGCATTtcacaaaacattcttttttccccacaaattttactggtgcattacagttgtacacactgatgggatttgttgtttcatattcacacatgcacataatgtaccatataaaaatgtaatttggtCAGTGTCACTTCCCAGCACTTCCCCTGTCCTTACAAACCATTCTTTAGAATTCTTCCTTCTTAGGAATTTTTTCTACTCATGCTTCAAAAAGACGTACAAATTTACATTCCCTTATCTGAAATCTATGGCGTGAAATATACTTCAAGTTTTGTAATTGTTTTTCAATAATAACAGACACTTTTAAACATTTCCAATAGTGTCAGAGTTATTAGCTCctaatattgtgtgtgtgtgtgtgtgtgtgtgtgtattcttgtATGCAATAAACACtacaaataaaatagttttgcATCAGTGTAGGCCAGAATATTAATGAGTTAGGCCAAGTTAGATTGTGTTATGATATAGGCGTCAAAAAACAAAAGCACTTAAAATTGTCAGAGCTGCTTGAATTTCAGAAATGTGAAAACACATAACAGTGGATAAAACAAGGTTTGGTACCATGGGAAGAAGTATTTCATTTGAGGAGGCAGTTGGCACTTGGCCTGCAACAATGGGGAACAGGAAGGTTCTCAGCCTCGTGTAGGTCTTGAGATATGAAGTGACCTGCACTGCCTTCCAGGAAGCTGTTCTCTGAGCCACATTAAATAAAGTGTGAAATAAAGCTTCACTGCTACATCTGTGTAGTATCTGAATTTCTCTGTTACTTTCATGAGTGAGGATCCATATATTTGCCCTACCAAAAAAGTGAGTTATTATCTTTATGGTATTAGTAAGATATTCTTCCGGAAGTGAATAAATAAGTAGGGAGTCTCCAAAGTTTACTTGAAAATCCTAAGCAAAAATTTCAGGTAATCTGCTCATCATCCTCACACCCATCATAATTAATGTAAATCTCAAGATATGAAGTCAGCAATTCAGAGGAACTGTACATCACTGGTTCCCAAAACGTTTGCTGTCATGACccattttgatattaaaaatgattGAGGACACCAAAGACTTTCTCTTTATGTAGATTACATTTATTAGTAGTTATCATTTctagaaattaaacaaaataatttaatatagattcagcacatttaaaataatctgataaacaaaaaatattaacataaataatatattttataaaaatgaaaatattttccaaagtataATAAAGAATTCAGTAAGAAAAGTGGATTTCTTTTACATATTTGCAAATTTCTTTAGCATATGGTTTAATAGAAGCCAAATTCTTTTATCTGCTTCTGCATTGAATGTATTGTACTGTATGGCTTTTTTTGCCTTACAGACCTATGTAATGGGATAGGAGAAGTActattttggttttggtatcaaagCACTGATGAATACATGTGAGTTTTAGCACAAAGTAAGGCATAAGCATCAAATTATAGTAGATTATCAAAATACTCCTTGCCACCACAtacagcaaaattttttaaaagtttaataagCTTATTAAGCCATTTCTATAAATATCATAACatcagaaaacatttcttttttgtctctGCTGTTATTGTGGTTTTAATACTCAATTTTCTATAGCATCTTTCCTTTCTGGTGATTCCCTTTCTACTGCCATCTGAGGAAAACATTTCTAGATAGAAGAACTCTCCCTGGATTTCCTCTTGTAAGATTTATTATTATGGTTTAACtgaaagtatctttattttttttcatatttaaaatatttcacaaactaTAGAATTACGGGctgaaagatcattttgatattttaaaatgtttttctaatgtgGTGATTATGTGTCTGGCGAATAGTCATCAGTATCTTTCTATTCCTTTGAAGGTATTGTTGCTTGTTTTCTAACTGCATTAAATGTGTTCTTCTTATCTTTGATCTTCTTCCAAAtgatgcatataaataaataaataaataacaatttcaaTGGCATCAATGATTGATCACTTGTACTCCCCCTAATGCTGGGGGAAAAACATATATAGTTGAGACCTAAAGGAAAATCAAGACATTATTATCAGGCCACCCTGTAACCAGAAAATGCCATTGGTCCAGCGGCATAGACATGGATATGTTCAGTGTATCagtgcatttaaaatatatacatctaCAATTATCCTGCAAAAAAAAGGACTCAAGAAGTGACACAATTATGCATCAAACCAATTATTCATTCATCCTTCACTCTACATCTTTGAAGTTATCACTACAGTCACAAGGACAAATAAGTAAAAGAActagtaataaagaaaaaaaatccaaaggtcaATTTCCCTGTTCCTATTTTGAGGGCTATTATGGCTTGCTAAAATAACCATAATAAAAGGATTATGAGCtatttgaaaaaattgacaaaataatatttgatgcatttcatttcaaacaaaacaaaattcaaacttGCCCCCGCCAAGGAAATATTCGACAACAATAAGATTGGTATTACTATGTACAAACAAATAACACAAATAAATAGTGTTTTAGAACCACTGTTGGCTTAAGCATTAGAAATTAGGTCTGAGGACTTTCTTTCTAAACTCTCCATCTTAGACTCCTAAACTAACCACAAGATAGAAttcctcattatttttaatattatctgAAAAAACTGGCGTGGTTTAACACATGAAACTTAAAAGAGCTAGAAGTTTCTAGTGAGCTTCCCAAAGAATCAGCCACTTTGACACCTGGAAAGCAGGAAAAAGCACTAGGTTTCCCGGTCTAGGAAGAAATTTCACTCCCAGTTTTCTTTGTATAGTTCTATTCCTCTATTTCTATAATTATCCTAGTCCGTCCTTTTtgattttctcttcaaaatatttactttcttttctgtCCTAATTCAGTTACAGTGATGTCAAAGAAGCAATCTTTACTATTGTTATTTAAGCCAACCTCAAACGTTCTTCAGAATTActggatttttcttctttgtttccagAGACGGCAGCCAGCTCTTCTGAAATATCATCTTGGTTCTGTCTCCCAGAGTTCAACACCTGGAAAATAGATTTGTGAGGTCAAACTCATTCAGGCAACTGTGACCCAGTTCCTGACTCTTCTGGCATCTCTACTTTCTTCCTGACTGTAGTATTTTCCTATAATATGGGTGCAGTATAAAAACCTTTCTGCACAAGTCCTAtggaaaaagggaaaaacaaatggACACTAGCACCAAAGAAATCAGCTGCCAAGGAAAGAACGAGGATGTTTGCTCTCTGGGGCCAGCACGAAACACTCCTGGAGTGAAGCCAACATCCACATCAAGCTCTGGCAGGTAACCTGGATTATGTCCAGGACAGTGTGCTTTGAACAGTGCTTTTTGAGTCCTTTGTCAAGAACTTAATCTCAGAATTCTCCCTTTCAGTGCATGTCAAAAGGTTCTAGTATAAATGTGAATTAGTCTCTTCATCTTAATGACCCATTCCAAGTATTCATCCACTGGAGGAGAATCATGCTCTATACCAACATCTGGGTAGGTAGACTACGTTTTCTTTTTCATCCTAGACGAAACACCCTTTCTTTCCCCAGATGTTGTCAAGAAGTGTAGGATTGAAAATCTCTAGTTTGCTTCTTTGTTTAGGAATTACTACAAATGTTTTCAGTGTTTCagcacagaaattttttttataatttttaaaatttgttttaattagttacacatgacagtacaatgatcttaacatatcatacatttgaataagatgggatataatttctcatttttctgagtgcacaggttgcagaatcacattggtcatgcagtcacataaatacacacagaaTTAATAATGTCTATTGTTTGAAGAGTTTGTTTTCTACTTAGGAAAGACAGTTTCAAGTTCCAGGATCCTCTATATTGTCTGAATAGCAACCCCACCAAGAACTATGGTCCTGATGACCTATCAACAGAGACAAGCAGACCACAACTTGTGAAAGCTAAAAAGAGATTCGGCAATGTAGGTTTAGgttcttgaaaattttattattttatccccAGAATCCAAAATATCTTTTTGGACTTTTCTTGGCTAAAGTCCCAAATTATGAACCTAGCATCTGGGCATACAGAGATTCTTATTATTACCACAGATGAGATGGCTATATCTCAGATAATCTGTTTCCATATCACATTATGGAACTTTCTTGGTCAGAGGCCATCTGAATACAAAGTGTTTATTCAGTTGGTCAGTGAGAGCCCCCACCCGAGGGATGGATGCTATCCAGATTCCATGGGAAGGAGTGAGCTACAGTTTCACTAATTGCAATTCAGATTGAGAAGGATGTTCTTCCCTTCTGAGATGGCTGGCTGACTTCACCAGTCAACCCAAGTGCTTGTGTACTGCTGAGCTGACAAGTGACTCCATGAAATGTCAATATTATCAATAGTCTGAAATAGGTCCTCACTGAAAGGGTGAGACAAAGGCTTGCAGCTTGAACTTGCCAGACATTGGTGCAATTATAATACTGAGTCACTTATTAAAAGCTAAGTGGTTTCTGTCCTGTAGAAAAGGGCAGAATTTGATCGTCAGTTCCCCATTGGAAGAGTAGATCACTTTCCTGGAACAGTTGGAAACATCAGCTAGGAATATGTCCTACATTAGCTTTATCATATGACCTGGAGTTAGGGCACTTGAATTATCTGTGTCATTGCTTCTTTGTCAGCTTAGTTTGGATCCTGTATATGGGAACTATCCTTTTCTTTGGGAGAGAAAAGTCATCCACTTTCATTATGCTTCCAAACTATGGACTCAGGGTGCTGGGACTCAGGCAggtatttccttttttcctttggaattttTCCTTCTATCTCTAGTTTTGCCTAAACTTGCTTTCTTTTGAGAATACGGTGGTACTGTTTGGAATTCACACAGAGGGGATCTTCTTCGAGCATCTCTGCTGTAGGTAGGTTTCTCTGGGTAGCAGACACAGAGCCAGCTCCAGGTACCATCATGACCATTCCTCCTGAATTGACCACATTGCCTGGTAGAGGTAGTATAATAGTGGCAGTCCTTTGTCCACTGCTGGTTGTGTTAGTTTTGGCTCCTATCTGAAAATCCGTGTTTCTGCCAAGCTGGCTTCTGGGATGGCTATTATGGCTTTCTGGAAAATATTTCCATCTGCATTAAGTGACTGATAGACAATGGTTTGCCTTTCCACAGTCTGTGCCACTTGCTGCCCCTGGACAGAAATCTGCTGCTGCATCTGAGTCTGGCCCTCAGTGACGTCTGTTTGGAACTGCTGAATGATGATCTGCTGGGTCTGGCCCTGGTGGCCCTGGACCTGCACAGTCTGCCCACCCTGGCTCTGGATCAGTCCAGGTGGAACCAACTGTATCTGTTTCAAACCCTGTGTCCCAGACATAGGTACTTGAATGATGGTTTGACCTTGTCCACTTGGAAGAGCCTGGACCATGATAGGCTGGGTAGTTGATATGATTAACTGGCCTCCACTGATCCTTAATATTTGGCCCTGGACCTGCTGCTAAATCTGTCCAGCCTGCACAACAATCTGCTCTGTTGAACTACTGCTATTTGCAATATACTTCTCCATGGCTCCTCCCAGATGGAATCCTATCCATGGTGAGCTTCACTCTGGAGAGCTCAGAAGACTGTGTATAAGATGGTGCACTTCATGCCTTGCTCCCTTGCTTCACTGCCAGCACTGATTGGTTCCAGTATCAGACCCTGAAATCCAACAAAGCCTCCAGTGCCACTGCTACCACCTCACAAAATCATAATTACCTCTCTTGTTGTTCACTGTTTTACCTGAATCTGAGTTGTGCCTTTTAACAGTTCTTCAAACATTGCTTCCCATTCTCTTTGTTTCATTCTTGCATTTATTTATGCACCTTAGAGTTTTTCATGTTATTTCAATCAACtcttattttgttcttatatttttattctttagtatTTCTGTACTATTGTTTGTATAATTTCTTTTGATCAGTCTTTTGgtccactgatttttttcctattatcacAGGCTTAAATATTCATAATTCACATTTTTTCTGTTCTAAAATATCATTTGGCTGTTATGTACATATCATCTATTGAACTTTGtcatctttttatgtttttcagattttttttttgtactagggattgaacacaggggctcttaaccattgagccacatcctcaactctGGCCTGTGTCCTGCACTGTCTGTAATCTTTGAGTTTCCCTCTGCGTGAAGTGAGCTGGCTGAGAAATATGGTGAAAAATCATAGGGTACGGAAAGTAATTTTCAAAAAGCAAGGACAGAACGATTCTGCGATCTTAGGGGTCCTGCCTCCACCCTggagggagagatagagagaagagCCCAcgtttgctttatttatacaaGGGGGCTTCAAAAGATTTCaatggaatgttcttttgccaaataaggtaggagaTGGGCTGTCCAAGCCCAATGGGTAAAACCCAAGTCCAGAGTTACAGAGCAGCCTCTCTAACCAAGGGGAGACTTACACTTTGCATAATCCATTAAGTGTGAGAAGCACAAAATGACTTGCAATGCCAGACCAAAATCTACTTGGCTCCAAGGCTGAGTAGAGGTTATTCAAATAGCTCAGGAGTGCCCCCTAtaccaaccctttttatatattttattttgagctggAGTCTCTCTAGTTTGTTTAGggcctcacgaagttgctgaggctggctttgaacttgtgatcctcctgcctgagcctcttgagccactgggattacaggcatgcaccaccatgcctgggttTTTTCAGCTTTTTAATGTCCCCTTAAAATGTGTAACATTTACTTCAAATTTTGACTCTGTTAACTTTAACAACTGAGCCATCACTGAGCTTCTGTTCACTAGCTTCCTCTTAATTTTAGAGCCACAAATCTCTGCTTCTTCCCATACTCACagttattttatgtaatttagaCACTTTGTAAAAGAGAATTATAGATCTGACTTGCTGTACACAACAGAAACTTCTGATTTAGTAAGAGCCATAGAGGGCTTAGATCTGATTCTTTCGATCTGTGCAACACTAAACAGATTTGAGTCTGTGTTGGGATTTCGTGAGACTCAGGACACTTCTGGTTTATATCTGCTTCTTAGATATGTTCCTTTCAGGCTTTGATTATGACTCTGATGATTATCTATTGTGCCCACATGATGATTTCATAGGAATCAGTTTGGctctttagaaatatttctctTAGAACGTTAGCTTTCTTTTTCCACAGCTCTGCAAACAGGGCAAATTCatcaggaagaaaataaactttgtgTGTCCTCTCTAGTTTAATGTAACTAGGAAGAATCCATTAAatctattaaaatacaaatattaaaacagCAAAGTAATCATGATCtgattactttaaatataaacgTGACTGATTATATAATCCAGAAATAATTTTCGATCAGGGATATCCACAACTTAGAATTCTCAAAAAGTTTAGAAGTGAATTTGACTCAGTTTTctagtcataaaacaaaataaaaataaatttaatacattTCAAGGATAACACATATTCCAAGTATTCACATGGAGCCTTGTCTTGAGCAAGTGAAGAGTTAGTGGTACATGAAGTTAGTTTATAAAAATGCAACTCACTCTTGTTGATTAGAATTTGGAAAAAGTAGTTGTTAGGTAATAATACCAGACATGATACtttctgagttaatttttgtaggTGAGTGACCGATTTCAATTTTTCCCATCTagatattcattcattgaagagAATGTCCTTTCccatctgttttctttatcaaatATTAGTTGACCATACATGCTTGGGTTTATTTATGATGTCTCAATATTTTCCACTAGTCCATGTGTGATTTCATGCCAGTACCACatgttttttattactattgctttataatttgaaatttggatgcataatatctctttttttgttttttcaggagtcttttgtgcttccatgcatattttagaattgtttttcttctgtgtCTTGAAAAATGCCAATGGGATTTTGTTTGAGATGTCATTGGATCTGTAGATTGCTTTAGGTATATGATCATTTTTACAGTATTAATTCTTGCAAACTATGAACATggcctttttttctgtttacttgtATTGCCTTCAATTTCTTGCATCCAGGTTAAATAGTTTTcagcatatattttgtttttttttacttccttggtTTAATTTAtcccaaaataattatttttgatgctatttcATTTGGGGttgctttcttgatttatttttcagatacatCATATTAGTGTATAAAAATGCAACTCACTCTTGTTGATTAATTTTTTGTATACAAAAAAAA from Ictidomys tridecemlineatus isolate mIctTri1 chromosome 5, mIctTri1.hap1, whole genome shotgun sequence includes:
- the LOC101961658 gene encoding olfactory receptor 4K3, producing MEEANQSVVSEFIILGLCDSWELQAFFLVTFSSLYLITVLGNLFIVVIIITDLHLHSPMYFLLANLSFIDFCLSSVTTPKMITDFLKENKTISFGGCMCQIFFGHFFGGGEMVLLVSMAYDRYVAICKPLHYSSIMDRHMCIVLVMTSWIIGFLHSVSQLALIVKLPFCGPRELDSFFCDIPLVIKLACMDTSILEMLINADSGVLATICFTLLLISYSHILFTVCLHSTDGASKALSTCTAHVTVVVLFFGPCIFIYLWPVSITWVDKFLAVFYAVITPLLNPAIYTLRNKEIKNAMKRLRSYLN